One Spinacia oleracea cultivar Varoflay chromosome 4, BTI_SOV_V1, whole genome shotgun sequence DNA segment encodes these proteins:
- the LOC110800471 gene encoding RNA polymerase I-specific transcription initiation factor rrn3, with protein sequence MGVEPANYTKEEQYQQMEADDIDRTDSEVVFHIRKALKSASTDESDDYNELIGLLHYNDHLAYEDIAMLVTSLKALAGAVSCIDSVHHGSLLDTIFNMSMWSYSPDVMDALIELIVSLASSSGKYVDSCLDMLVCNFTPPKRFVEALKWPHGVAKKDHVLSRVHSALEFIAGLVPLAPSRLLPIVLQRMPKVFNNVQEPVVVMFVENMLKLEGSAIGELVGNRFLIMAVVDLLIDFDVEVGWDDILEENPQKGIFEMELEDEQILDEDDDDDGGEFLRETSGQKRLWKNRVSDKLEKLDSLMVVTFEYLKSCKENGRLVEVFESLLQSFQITVLNAYKSKFAQFVIFYACSLDPENCGIRFAEFLADIFICSSFPPLTRMSAVAYLASFLSRGRFLTTTLVVNILGRLAKWCSDYCRLQSSNFDPKAHRVFYAGCQAVMYVLCFRLRSIIDISNLKSQIVGFPLREILINHLEPLKVCLPSIVEEFVQQAKSANLLHQSGTPVFHDMLESEHSKAFGGIERLDMFFPFDPCLLRKSDSSIRPNFVYWSMVRKTYEDEEGSSDEDVDVFYPNMNRAASRDEGVEEGFEDDYLDEFNDSLNRMSITPKDSVLKNKFGRNSRTPMQMPSKLKPSMSPESL encoded by the exons ATGGGAGTAGAGCCAGCGAATTACACGAAGGAAGAGCAGTATCAGCAAATGGAGGCTGACGATATTGATCGTACCGACTCTGAAGTTGTTTTTCATATTCGTAAAGCTCTTAAGTCTGCTTCCACG GACGAGAGTGATGATTACAATGAACTCATTGGGTTGTTACATTACAATGATCATCTTGCGTATGAGGATATAGCTATGCTTGTG ACAAGCTTGAAGGCCTTAGCTGGAGCAGTTTCATGCATAGATAGCGTGCACCATGGGAGTCTTCTTGATACT ATTTTTAATATGAGCATGTGGAGCTATAGCCCTGATGTCATGGATGCTTTGATTGAGTTGATTGTATCCCTG GCTTCCTCGAGTGGTAAATATGTTGATTCCTGCTTGGATATGCTCGTATGCAACTTCACTCCTCCTAAGAGATTTGTAGAAGCACTTAAGTGGCCACACGGAGTTGCAAAGAAGGACCACGTTCTGAGCAGGGTGCATTCTGCTCTGGAATTTATTGCAGGCCTGGTTCCACTTGCTCCATCAAGATTATTGCCTATTGTTTTACAGAGGATGCCAAAAGTTTTTAATAATGTGCAAGAACCT GTTGTGGTGATGTTTGTAGAAAACATGCTCAAGCTGGAGGGCAGTGCAATTGGGGAGCTTGTTGGCAATAGATTTCTAATCATGGCTGTGGTAGACTTGCTGATAGATTTTGAC GTGGAGGTTGGATGGGATGATATTCTAGAGGAGAACCCCCAGAAAGGTATATTTGAGATGGAGTTGGAAGACGAGCAAATACtagatgaggatgatgatgatgatggaggTGAG tttctgAGAGAAACTTCGGGCCAGAAACGTCTCTGGAAAAATCGAGTGTCTGACAAGTTAGAGAAATTGGATAGCCTTATGGTTGTTACTTTTGAGTATTTAAAATCTTGCAAAGAGAATGGTCGTTTGGTTGAG GTGTTTGAATCTCTCCTCCAGTCATTTCAGATAACAGTTCTGAATGCTTACAAGTCAAAGTTTGCACAG TTTGTGATTTTCTATGCGTGTTCTCTGGATCCTGAAAATTGCGGCATTAGATTTGCTGAATTTCTTGCTGATATTTTTATATGTAGCAGTTTTCCTCCACTTACCAG GATGAGTGCTGTTGCTTATCTAGCTAGTTTCTTGTCTCGTGGGAGATTTCTGACGACGACCCTCGTTGTGAACATTTTGGGAAG ACTTGCCAAGTGGTGCTCAGATTATTGCAGACTCCAAAGTAGCAATTTCGATCCAAAAGCTCATAGAGTGTTTTATGCTGGATGTCAG GCCGTCATGTATGTCCTTTGTTTCCGTTTGAGATCTATCATTGATATTTCAAATTTGAAATCACAAATCGTTGGTTTTCCCTTGAGGGAAATACTGATAAATCATCTGGAGCCATTGAAG GTCTGCTTGCCATCTATTGTAGAAGAATTTGTACAGCAAGCAAAGTCAGCTAATTTACTTCATCAAAGTGGAACTCCCGTCTTCCATGATATGCTGGAGTCAGAACATTCCAAAGCTTTTGGGGGAATTGAAAGGCTTGACATGTTCTTCCCATTTGACCCTTGTCTGTTGAGGAAAAGTGACag TTCCATTCGACCGAATTTTGTTTACTGGTCCATGGTTCGAAAAACatatgaagatgaagaaggcaGCAGCGACGAGGATGTTGATGTTTTTTACCCAAATATGAACAGAGCAGCATCCCGAGATGAAGGGGTAGAAGAAGGTTTTGAAGATGATTATCTCGACGAGTTTAATGATTCATTGAACAGGATGTCCATCACACCTAAAGATTCTGTGCTTAAAAATAAGTTTGGTCGTAATTCACGCACCCCTATGCAAATGCCATCTAAACTCAAACCGTCAATGAGCCCGGAATCTTTGTGA